In one Zobellia galactanivorans genomic region, the following are encoded:
- a CDS encoding phytanoyl-CoA dioxygenase family protein codes for MLKNDFVNNGFGHLDQLLSFDEVVELRKLYDVLLEDKKLTAGLRSDLSGNSSNSEAVEKITQIMLPSSIEPQLLEKQVYTKALAWARDLLGDDMALDFDMLINKAPFTDTETPWHQDAAYWIDLPDKRSVSCWIALDDVYEENGCMWFARRHDQKLLEHSHKIAGGALSVQAFPENGKPLPLKAGGCSFHDGFTLHYSKGNSTNGQRRALILNFRPQEMIKLERERGMDHTGKRKFRKSDDAL; via the coding sequence ATGTTGAAAAATGATTTTGTAAACAATGGATTTGGGCATTTAGATCAACTATTATCTTTTGATGAAGTGGTTGAACTTAGAAAGTTATACGATGTCCTTTTGGAAGACAAGAAGCTTACTGCCGGCTTGAGAAGTGATTTATCGGGTAATAGCTCAAATTCTGAGGCTGTTGAGAAAATTACGCAGATCATGCTTCCCAGTAGTATTGAACCCCAACTTTTAGAGAAGCAAGTTTATACAAAAGCATTGGCTTGGGCCCGGGATTTGCTGGGCGATGACATGGCACTGGATTTTGATATGCTGATCAATAAGGCTCCTTTTACCGATACGGAAACGCCATGGCACCAAGATGCTGCTTATTGGATCGACTTACCGGACAAAAGGTCGGTAAGTTGTTGGATTGCACTTGATGATGTTTATGAAGAAAATGGATGTATGTGGTTTGCAAGGAGACATGACCAAAAGCTATTGGAACATTCCCATAAAATAGCAGGTGGAGCATTGTCCGTTCAAGCATTTCCTGAAAATGGAAAACCATTGCCGTTAAAGGCCGGAGGGTGTTCTTTTCATGACGGATTTACTTTACATTACAGTAAAGGTAACAGTACTAATGGGCAGCGAAGGGCTCTTATCTTGAACTTCAGACCCCAAGAAATGATAAAATTGGAACGTGAGCGAGGTATGGATCATACGGGCAAACGGAAATTTAGGAAGTCGGATGATGCCCTTTAG
- a CDS encoding MGH1-like glycoside hydrolase domain-containing protein, which yields MKIRYRKKGLIKRNLNNSHLFFIFFIAISILQNSCKEESSKQISEMETEVVSTLNRQELYDIYTDLTENFKHLSTKVIQPAEGYLEYPYLIPAGFYKQMWDWDGFFMGNYFVSKGKPEYLKYWALNLIKGIDEEGYVSGCATINGPRPIFGKFAMKPFLSQGVYLASEKLNDFEWVKPHYNQIKKVLEYREKTQRDSITGLFFWDIAMQSGADNNPALNYFIEDKRSFLAPDASTWQYKEYIAQSALAKKMGNEVDALLYERKAKELKTAINKILWSEEDSIFYTVDRETGDFYKRVTFSSFLPLAAHIVPKPNAKKMIETYLLSDEHMKAKYGFRTLSAQDPDYNNKNIIVPFSNWQGPVWPIANYIYSIGLKNYGYDQEVAWLGQTVGNLLLDDIAKYKTTHENYHADTGQPLAPSDDHVDEDGNIVGFISWNLCMENVLDGVVNDNWMLLEIK from the coding sequence ATGAAGATACGCTATAGAAAGAAAGGTTTGATCAAACGGAACCTAAACAACTCCCATTTGTTCTTTATATTTTTTATTGCGATTAGCATATTGCAGAACAGTTGTAAAGAAGAGTCGTCAAAGCAAATATCAGAAATGGAAACCGAGGTCGTATCTACTTTAAATCGGCAAGAACTATACGATATCTATACCGATTTAACCGAAAATTTTAAGCACTTAAGCACAAAGGTGATTCAACCGGCTGAGGGCTATCTGGAATATCCATACCTCATACCGGCCGGTTTTTACAAGCAAATGTGGGATTGGGACGGGTTTTTTATGGGGAACTATTTTGTGAGTAAAGGCAAGCCCGAATATCTAAAGTATTGGGCGCTGAACTTGATTAAGGGGATAGATGAAGAGGGGTATGTGTCCGGTTGTGCTACCATAAATGGGCCTCGCCCCATATTCGGCAAGTTTGCAATGAAACCTTTTTTGTCCCAAGGTGTGTATTTGGCTTCTGAAAAATTGAACGACTTTGAATGGGTAAAGCCTCATTACAATCAAATTAAAAAGGTATTGGAGTATAGGGAGAAAACCCAAAGAGATAGTATTACCGGTCTGTTTTTTTGGGATATAGCAATGCAGAGCGGGGCAGACAATAACCCGGCCCTCAATTATTTTATAGAAGATAAGCGCTCTTTTTTAGCTCCCGACGCTAGTACATGGCAATACAAAGAATATATAGCTCAGTCTGCACTCGCAAAAAAAATGGGAAATGAGGTAGATGCCCTTTTGTACGAGCGGAAAGCAAAGGAATTAAAAACGGCAATTAACAAAATTCTATGGTCGGAAGAAGATTCTATTTTTTATACCGTAGATAGGGAAACGGGAGATTTCTATAAAAGGGTTACTTTTTCCTCTTTTTTACCATTGGCGGCCCATATCGTTCCAAAACCCAATGCAAAGAAAATGATAGAAACCTATTTGCTGAGTGACGAACATATGAAGGCAAAATATGGTTTTAGAACACTTTCTGCACAAGATCCCGATTACAATAATAAAAACATTATTGTGCCTTTTTCAAACTGGCAAGGCCCCGTATGGCCCATAGCCAACTATATCTATTCCATAGGGTTAAAAAATTATGGGTACGATCAAGAGGTAGCTTGGTTGGGACAAACCGTAGGCAATTTATTGTTGGACGATATTGCAAAGTACAAAACCACCCATGAAAATTATCATGCAGATACGGGCCAACCATTGGCTCCAAGCGATGACCATGTTGATGAAGATGGTAATATCGTGGGTTTTATCAGTTGGAACCTATGTATGGAAAATGTGCTTGACGGAGTGGTAAATGACAACTGGATGTTACTTGAAATAAAGTAA
- a CDS encoding arylsulfatase, whose amino-acid sequence MKKRTLLYVALMALFCSCENTDSAYGKVKGSKPNIIFILADDLGYGDLGCYGQETISTPHIDRMASEGLRFTQHYAGATVCAPSRNSLMTGQHMGNTTIKSMEKPIKDSDLTVAEVLKDAGYRTGVIGKWGLGNVGTSGYANAQGFDYSFGYYDQIRAHNYYPDYLMENGEKFPLKNEVVYVSDSTNYAVGIGNAAIKKKEYSNDLFTEKALDFIKTDAKEPFFLYLAYTIPHANNESFLINEHGMEVPDYGIYDKEPWPSEKKAGAAMITRLDSYVGQILDLLKKNNLDGNTLVIFTSDNGPHQEGGWQVDYFDSNGPLRGMKRDLYEGGIRVPFIAKWPGKIEKGETDQVATFWDFLPTACELSGQDKPISTDGISYLPTLLGDNEQQKQHSFLYWEFKTSISRHAVRSGDYKLVTIKDPKIDSTSIELYNLADDISEKRNIADQNPTRVSDLEAIINRFR is encoded by the coding sequence TTGAAAAAAAGAACTCTTTTATACGTTGCCTTAATGGCTTTGTTTTGTTCCTGCGAAAATACGGACTCCGCATACGGGAAGGTAAAGGGCTCAAAGCCCAATATTATATTCATTCTAGCAGATGACCTAGGTTATGGGGATTTAGGGTGTTATGGGCAAGAAACCATATCGACACCACATATTGACCGTATGGCCTCGGAAGGTTTGCGATTTACCCAACACTATGCGGGGGCTACGGTATGTGCCCCGTCTAGAAATAGCCTTATGACCGGACAGCACATGGGCAATACCACCATTAAGTCCATGGAAAAACCCATAAAAGATAGCGATCTTACCGTGGCAGAAGTGCTTAAGGATGCCGGATACCGAACAGGGGTAATAGGGAAATGGGGCTTGGGAAATGTAGGTACATCAGGATACGCCAATGCCCAAGGATTCGATTATTCCTTTGGTTATTACGATCAGATTAGGGCACATAATTACTATCCGGACTATCTTATGGAAAATGGTGAAAAATTTCCTTTGAAAAATGAAGTAGTCTATGTTTCCGATAGTACCAATTATGCAGTAGGTATCGGAAATGCCGCTATAAAAAAGAAAGAATACTCTAATGATCTGTTCACGGAAAAGGCTTTGGATTTTATAAAAACTGATGCGAAGGAACCCTTTTTTCTATATCTGGCCTATACGATACCGCACGCCAATAATGAGAGCTTTTTAATTAATGAGCACGGTATGGAAGTACCGGATTATGGAATTTACGATAAAGAACCGTGGCCGTCGGAAAAAAAAGCCGGTGCGGCAATGATAACCAGATTGGATAGCTATGTAGGGCAAATATTGGATTTGCTCAAGAAAAATAATCTTGATGGGAATACGCTCGTGATTTTTACTTCGGATAACGGACCACACCAAGAAGGAGGTTGGCAAGTGGATTATTTTGACAGCAATGGACCTTTGAGGGGAATGAAAAGAGATTTATATGAAGGAGGTATTCGAGTGCCTTTTATAGCAAAATGGCCAGGGAAAATAGAGAAAGGGGAAACTGATCAAGTTGCAACTTTTTGGGATTTTTTACCTACGGCATGTGAGTTGTCAGGTCAGGATAAACCTATTTCAACCGATGGAATTTCATATTTGCCCACCCTTTTAGGCGACAATGAACAGCAAAAACAACATTCTTTTTTGTATTGGGAGTTCAAGACGAGCATTTCAAGACATGCGGTACGGTCGGGAGATTATAAATTGGTGACAATCAAGGATCCTAAAATCGATTCAACAAGTATTGAATTGTACAACCTTGCCGATGACATCTCCGAAAAAAGAAATATTGCCGATCAAAACCCCACAAGGGTAAGCGATTTGGAGGCTATTATAAATAGATTTCGATAG